From Herbiconiux flava, one genomic window encodes:
- a CDS encoding glutamate synthase subunit beta translates to MADPKGFLKTQERELPKRRPVSVRLMDWKEVYEQGDAATTRRQAGRCMDCGIPFCHHGCPLGNLIPEWNDLTWRDEGRAAIERLHATNNFPEFTGRLCPAPCESACVLGINQPPVTIKQVEVSIIDQAFANGWVQPHPPERLTGKTVAVVGSGPAGLAAAQQLTRAGHTVAVYERDDRIGGLLRYGIPDFKMEKKHLEARLTQMMAEGTRFRAGIEIGKDLSWSDLRARYDAVIVCTGATVPRDLPIPGRDLDGVHFAMEYLVQQNKVGAGDDIPGQIDAEGKHVVVLGGGDTGADCIGTAHRQGALSVTNLAIGKQPPAERPEDQPWPMSPQLFEVASAHEEGGERKFLASTIEFLANDSGEVRAIRVAETEYVDGRRVPKAGTEHEIPADLVLLALGFTGAEDEHLDGQLGTRFDGRGNIERAGDYQSTHPGVFVAGDAGRGQSLIVWAIAEGRAAASAVDRYLEGDTELPFPVKPTDRAIAV, encoded by the coding sequence GTGGCTGATCCCAAGGGCTTCCTGAAGACGCAGGAGCGCGAGCTCCCCAAGCGCCGCCCGGTCTCGGTGCGGCTGATGGACTGGAAAGAGGTCTACGAGCAGGGCGACGCCGCGACCACGCGCCGTCAGGCCGGCCGCTGCATGGACTGCGGCATCCCGTTCTGCCACCACGGCTGCCCGCTCGGCAACCTGATCCCGGAGTGGAACGACCTCACCTGGCGCGACGAGGGCCGCGCGGCCATCGAGCGCCTGCACGCCACGAACAACTTCCCCGAGTTCACGGGCCGGCTCTGCCCGGCACCGTGCGAGTCGGCGTGCGTGCTCGGCATCAATCAGCCCCCGGTGACAATCAAGCAGGTCGAGGTCTCGATCATCGACCAGGCCTTCGCGAACGGCTGGGTGCAGCCGCACCCGCCCGAGCGCCTGACCGGCAAAACGGTCGCCGTCGTGGGCTCCGGCCCGGCCGGCCTCGCCGCGGCCCAGCAGCTCACCCGCGCCGGCCACACGGTCGCCGTCTACGAGCGCGACGACCGCATCGGCGGCCTGCTGCGCTACGGCATCCCCGACTTCAAGATGGAGAAGAAGCACCTCGAGGCGCGGCTGACCCAGATGATGGCCGAGGGCACCCGCTTCCGCGCCGGCATCGAGATCGGCAAGGACCTCAGCTGGAGCGACCTCCGTGCGCGCTACGACGCGGTGATCGTCTGCACCGGCGCGACCGTGCCGCGCGACCTCCCGATCCCGGGCCGCGACCTCGACGGCGTGCACTTCGCCATGGAGTACCTCGTCCAGCAGAACAAGGTGGGCGCCGGAGACGACATCCCCGGCCAGATCGACGCCGAGGGCAAGCACGTCGTCGTGCTCGGCGGCGGTGACACCGGAGCCGACTGCATCGGCACCGCGCACCGCCAGGGTGCCCTGTCGGTGACCAACCTGGCCATCGGCAAGCAGCCGCCGGCCGAGCGACCCGAAGACCAGCCGTGGCCCATGTCGCCGCAGCTGTTCGAGGTCGCGAGCGCCCACGAGGAGGGGGGGGAGCGCAAGTTCCTGGCCTCCACGATCGAGTTCCTCGCCAACGACTCGGGCGAGGTGCGCGCCATCCGGGTCGCCGAGACCGAGTACGTCGACGGCCGCCGCGTCCCCAAGGCGGGCACCGAGCACGAGATCCCGGCCGATCTCGTGCTGCTGGCGCTCGGCTTCACCGGCGCCGAGGACGAGCACCTCGACGGCCAGCTCGGCACGCGCTTCGACGGCCGCGGCAACATCGAGCGGGCGGGCGACTACCAGAGCACCCACCCCGGCGTGTTCGTCGCCGGCGACGCCGGCCGCGGCCAGTCGCTGATCGTCTGGGCGATCGCCGAGGGCCGCGCGGCGGCCTCCGCCGTCGACCGCTACCTCGAGGGCGACACCGAGCTGCCCTTCCCCGTCAAGCCGACCGACCGCGCCATCGCGGTCTGA